ATGGTAGTCCTGCAGCCACACGCGCGTACCCTTTTTCCGAGCCTCTTCGACTATCGCGTCGGCGAAAAGGGCGTTCACCTTCTTGTAGCTCTGCCAGTAGGACTTCTTGAGATATATCCGGTCGAGTGTGATGTGGCAGAGCGGCCAGAGGAATCTATTGGAGTAGCCGTTGTAATACCCTTCAATGTCCCTCTGGGTAAGGGGCACCAGCCGCATGGTGTAGGAAGGGTCGTCGGGCGGGACCATGACCCTCCCGGCATCGCTGCCCGAGGCTATCCACACGCCCTTTGACGCCCGCATGACCGGGTCGAGCGCGGAGACCAGCCCCCCGACGGTCTTCTCGGCCCTGCCCTTCTTGAAGGTGTAGGGCTCCCGGTTGGATACGACTATGAGTTTTTCCCTGGAGACTGTCTTCATCTTACGACACGTTGACCCGAAAAGGCCGGATGCCGGGCATCAGCCGGACATCGACCGGACATCAAGATGGTTGGTCCTCACCGAGGAAGTGCACAGCGGTGCGTCGGGCGCCGGGACTCCCCTCGGAGCCGGAACACACTCAGAGCCGGAACACACTCAGAGATAGATGACCTTCTGGTCCTTGTTCTCCATGGCGAGCCATACGGCAAGGTACTGCCTTATGTGTCCGGTGATGAGGAAGTTCCGCCTTATATGCTCCCTGCCGGCCTCCCCCATCCTCCGGGCAAGCTCGGGGTTCTGCAGGAGCTGGCGTATGCGGTAGGCCGTACCCTCCACCGAATGCACGAGATACCCGGTCGCGCCGTCGACCACCTGAAGCGGTATACCACCCACGTCCCCGCCTATGACGGGTTTTTTCTTCCAGAGGGCCTCGGCCACGACGAGCCCGAACCCCTCTCTCGTGGACTTCTGCAGTACTATGTCGGCACCCCTCTGGAGCGCATTTATCTCCCTGTCGCTAAACGGGGGGAGCATGAGTATGTGTACGTCCGGGTCGTCTCCGGCCTTCTCCCTTACCTCCTCGATAACCCTCTCTCCCTCCGGGTCGTCGTCGGCGGTGCCTCCGGCGAACACCAGGCGGCAGTCGTTATACTTCCTGACGAGCCGGAAGGCGTCTATAACCCCGAGCGGGTCCTTAAAGGGGTCGAAGCGCGAAACCTGGAGCAGTATCGGCTTATCCCTGGGTACGCCAAAGCGCTCGAAGACCTCGTCCACCTCTTCGGGCGGCAGATCCATATTCTTCTCGCTAAGGGGGTCTATGGAAGGCGGTATCATGAACTGAGGTATCGGGAGGGACTGGGCGAAGCGCGAGACCGAGAATATCGCCCCGTCGTACTTCTCCACCTGCTTCTTCAGGAAGTACCAGGTAACGCTGTCCGGAGTGGATATGTCTATGTGGCAGCGCCATATCCAGTTCCCGCGCTTCTTGGAATCTATAAGGAGCGCGGGCTGCGGGTCGTGGATAAAAACACAGTCGGCATCGAGGTCGAGCCGCGCCGCGTTCTTTTTATTGACCTCTTCGTAGACTTCCCACATCTTCTTCGTTAGCGGGTTG
The DNA window shown above is from Thermodesulfobacteriota bacterium and carries:
- a CDS encoding glycosyltransferase, translating into MNLRDYKGIAEDGELRAIEHMAGKLEGKSFMHVNSTAVGGGVAELLQRMVPLLKGLGIEVRWEVIKGTKPFFEGTKRLHNALQGQANPLTKKMWEVYEEVNKKNAARLDLDADCVFIHDPQPALLIDSKKRGNWIWRCHIDISTPDSVTWYFLKKQVEKYDGAIFSVSRFAQSLPIPQFMIPPSIDPLSEKNMDLPPEEVDEVFERFGVPRDKPILLQVSRFDPFKDPLGVIDAFRLVRKYNDCRLVFAGGTADDDPEGERVIEEVREKAGDDPDVHILMLPPFSDREINALQRGADIVLQKSTREGFGLVVAEALWKKKPVIGGDVGGIPLQVVDGATGYLVHSVEGTAYRIRQLLQNPELARRMGEAGREHIRRNFLITGHIRQYLAVWLAMENKDQKVIYL